The following are encoded in a window of Qipengyuania soli genomic DNA:
- a CDS encoding DUF2093 domain-containing protein produces MLMNKNSTPSNGEARLHYGPSGFRVLRAGQFVTCAMSGVPIALEELRYWSVEYQEPYATAQLATERLKP; encoded by the coding sequence ATGCTGATGAACAAGAACTCGACCCCCTCCAACGGCGAGGCCCGGCTCCATTACGGGCCGAGCGGCTTTCGCGTACTTCGCGCCGGCCAGTTCGTGACCTGTGCGATGAGCGGCGTGCCCATCGCGCTCGAGGAGCTGCGTTACTGGTCGGTCGAGTACCAGGAACCCTACGCGACTGCGCAACTGGCGACCGAGCGACTGAAGCCGTGA
- a CDS encoding cysteine desulfurase — protein sequence MSDAATLTRKADFPGLVTADGQPWHYLDTAATAQKPQVVIDAMTRALGRDYATVHRGVYSRSANMTLAYEAARKRVADFIGAKSENEVVFVRGATEAINLVAQSWGMVHIGEGDRIVLSTLEHHSNIVPWQMVAERTGAQIDVCPLTEDHRIDLGALEALLTPRTKLVALAHVSNVLGSVLDARAAADLAHSVGAKILLDGCQAAPRMALDMVALDCDFYAFSAHKLYGPTGIGVLWAREDILDAMPPWQGGGAMIERVTFDKTTYAPPPQRFEAGTPMITEAIALHAAIDYVAALGPDALFTHEAALARTLREELRNLNSITLFGPEDSAGIVSFAMEGVHPHDLGTILDEENVAIRAGHHCAQPLMDHLGVPATARASFGLYSDETDIAALLRGIERTQRIFG from the coding sequence GTGAGCGACGCCGCCACCCTCACCCGGAAAGCGGACTTCCCCGGCCTCGTCACCGCCGACGGGCAGCCGTGGCATTACCTCGACACCGCCGCGACGGCGCAGAAGCCTCAAGTCGTGATCGACGCGATGACCCGTGCGCTCGGCCGCGACTATGCGACCGTCCATCGCGGCGTCTATTCGCGCTCGGCCAACATGACGCTGGCCTATGAGGCGGCGCGCAAGCGGGTGGCAGATTTCATCGGCGCGAAGAGCGAAAACGAGGTCGTCTTCGTGCGCGGCGCGACCGAGGCGATCAATCTCGTCGCGCAGAGCTGGGGCATGGTCCACATCGGCGAAGGCGACCGGATCGTGTTGTCGACGCTCGAGCACCATTCCAACATCGTCCCGTGGCAGATGGTGGCCGAGCGGACCGGCGCGCAGATCGACGTCTGCCCGTTGACCGAGGACCACCGGATCGATCTCGGCGCGCTCGAGGCGCTGCTGACGCCGCGCACGAAACTGGTCGCGCTGGCCCATGTTTCCAACGTCCTGGGAAGCGTGCTCGACGCGCGGGCGGCGGCGGACCTGGCGCATTCGGTGGGGGCGAAAATCCTTCTCGACGGGTGCCAGGCGGCCCCACGCATGGCGCTCGACATGGTCGCGCTCGATTGCGACTTCTATGCCTTCTCGGCGCACAAGCTGTATGGTCCGACAGGCATCGGCGTGTTGTGGGCGCGCGAGGACATCCTCGATGCCATGCCTCCCTGGCAGGGCGGCGGTGCGATGATCGAGCGGGTGACCTTCGACAAGACCACCTACGCCCCGCCGCCGCAGCGCTTCGAGGCTGGAACGCCGATGATCACCGAGGCGATCGCGCTCCATGCGGCAATCGATTATGTCGCGGCGCTCGGCCCCGATGCCCTGTTCACCCATGAGGCGGCGCTGGCGCGGACCCTGCGCGAGGAACTGCGCAACTTGAACTCGATCACCTTGTTCGGGCCGGAGGACAGCGCGGGCATCGTCAGCTTCGCGATGGAGGGGGTGCATCCGCACGACCTCGGCACCATATTGGATGAAGAGAACGTTGCGATCCGCGCCGGACACCATTGCGCGCAGCCGCTGATGGACCACCTCGGCGTACCTGCGACCGCCCGGGCCAGCTTCGGCCTCTATTCGGACGAAACCGACATTGCTGCGCTGCTGCGCGGCATCGAACGCACCCAGAGGATCTTCGGATGA
- the xseA gene encoding exodeoxyribonuclease VII large subunit, with protein sequence MADVPQDYEDEDEGLVAKGRAGDNAEPLSISEISQMLKRTVEDRFGFVRLRGELSGVKRAASGHLYCALKDDKAVIDGVMWRGSAERLPFRPEDGLEVVASGKLTTYPGRSKYQIVIDRMELAGEGALLALLEKTRARLAAEGLFDERRKRALPFLPRTIGVVTSPTGAVIRDILHRLADRFPTRVIVWPVLVQGQGAAEQVAAAVRGFSAMPEGHPDRPDLVIVARGGGSIEDLWSFNEEVVVRAIAECSIPTISAVGHETDTTLADYAADRRAPTPTAAAEMAVPVRAELAATLKDFGARKERAILRPVQLGRERLEARVQRLPRPEALLQPQAQRLDDLVGRLGNGLRERANRARERLQSDRARLNAPLLRARIERAQDRLSAVARLMISLDPDNVLQRGYVRVVGSGGTVTDKAVAAKEALLTLKFRDGDLAVTPSASASPPVRRKPAPQGTPPKQDDLFG encoded by the coding sequence ATGGCCGACGTTCCCCAGGATTACGAAGATGAAGATGAGGGGCTGGTAGCGAAGGGTCGCGCCGGGGACAACGCCGAGCCGCTCTCGATCAGCGAAATCTCGCAGATGCTGAAGCGCACGGTCGAGGACCGTTTCGGCTTCGTGCGCCTGCGCGGCGAGCTGTCGGGAGTGAAGCGGGCGGCATCGGGCCATCTCTATTGCGCGCTTAAGGACGACAAGGCGGTCATCGACGGGGTGATGTGGCGCGGCAGTGCCGAGCGCCTGCCGTTCCGGCCGGAGGACGGGCTGGAGGTCGTCGCCAGCGGCAAGCTCACCACCTATCCTGGCCGCTCCAAGTACCAGATCGTCATCGACCGCATGGAGCTTGCGGGCGAGGGCGCACTGCTCGCGCTGCTCGAGAAGACCCGTGCACGGCTGGCGGCGGAGGGACTGTTCGACGAACGCCGCAAGCGGGCGCTGCCGTTCCTGCCGAGGACCATCGGCGTCGTCACATCGCCTACCGGCGCGGTCATTCGCGACATCCTCCACCGCCTTGCCGACCGCTTTCCCACTCGCGTCATCGTCTGGCCGGTGCTGGTGCAGGGGCAGGGCGCGGCAGAGCAGGTGGCCGCGGCAGTGCGCGGCTTCTCCGCCATGCCCGAGGGCCATCCGGACCGCCCCGACCTCGTCATCGTCGCGCGCGGTGGCGGCTCGATCGAGGACCTGTGGTCCTTCAACGAGGAGGTCGTCGTCCGCGCCATCGCCGAATGCTCGATCCCCACGATCAGCGCGGTCGGGCACGAAACGGACACGACGCTGGCCGACTATGCCGCCGACCGCCGCGCACCCACACCCACCGCGGCCGCCGAAATGGCCGTGCCGGTGCGCGCCGAACTCGCCGCGACGCTCAAGGATTTCGGTGCGCGCAAGGAGCGCGCTATTCTGCGGCCCGTGCAGCTGGGGCGCGAACGGCTGGAAGCGCGCGTCCAGCGCCTGCCGCGGCCCGAGGCACTGCTCCAGCCGCAGGCGCAGCGCCTCGACGATCTGGTGGGGCGCCTCGGAAATGGCTTGCGGGAAAGGGCCAATCGGGCGCGCGAGCGGCTCCAGTCGGATCGCGCACGGCTCAATGCCCCGCTGCTCAGGGCCAGAATCGAGCGGGCGCAGGACCGGTTGAGCGCGGTGGCGCGGCTGATGATCTCGCTCGATCCCGACAATGTGCTCCAGCGCGGCTATGTCCGGGTGGTCGGATCGGGCGGCACGGTGACCGACAAGGCGGTCGCTGCGAAGGAGGCCCTGCTGACCCTCAAGTTCCGCGACGGCGACCTTGCGGTTACTCCATCCGCCAGTGCATCGCCCCCGGTGCGGCGCAAGCCCGCGCCCCAGGGAACGCCGCCGAAGCAGGACGATTTGTTCGGATAG
- a CDS encoding HesB/IscA family protein, translating to MTETRTRPAPKAAVILTPRAEERIAELMAKAPDDAIGVKLSTPRRGCSGLAYSVDYVSEETKFDEKIATPGGIFYIDGASVLYLVGSTMDWVEDDFTAGFVFDNPNAKGACGCGESFMV from the coding sequence ATGACCGAAACCCGCACCCGTCCCGCCCCCAAGGCTGCCGTCATCCTGACGCCGCGCGCCGAGGAGCGTATCGCCGAACTCATGGCCAAGGCGCCTGACGATGCCATCGGCGTGAAGCTGTCGACCCCGCGCCGCGGCTGTTCGGGCCTTGCCTATTCGGTCGACTACGTCAGCGAGGAAACGAAATTCGACGAGAAGATCGCCACCCCCGGCGGCATTTTCTATATCGATGGCGCCAGCGTGCTCTACCTCGTCGGCAGCACGATGGATTGGGTCGAGGACGATTTCACCGCCGGCTTTGTGTTCGACAACCCCAATGCCAAGGGCGCGTGCGGCTGCGGCGAGAGTTTCATGGTCTGA
- a CDS encoding EI24 domain-containing protein yields MTSLMRALALSVGQLGDPAILRVLGKTALISLGIFAGLGVGLYFLLEAALERYAGGDPQGFGALLAAAGMLVAAWLLFRVVALFVLQFFADEVVEAVESRHYPHAAASLRRLPLREELANSLRSLGRTVGFNLLALPLAAALLVTGIGTALVFWTVNALLLGRELQDMVWLRHRRNADEIAPIGALTRFALGGIVAAMLLVPFVNLLAPVLGAASATHLVHRGRTERLHA; encoded by the coding sequence ATGACCTCGCTCATGCGCGCCCTTGCCCTCTCGGTCGGCCAGCTCGGCGATCCGGCAATCCTCCGGGTTCTCGGCAAGACCGCGCTGATATCGCTGGGTATTTTCGCAGGGCTTGGTGTCGGGCTCTATTTCCTCCTCGAGGCCGCGCTGGAGCGCTATGCCGGGGGCGACCCGCAAGGGTTCGGCGCGCTGCTCGCCGCGGCGGGGATGCTGGTAGCCGCGTGGTTGCTGTTTCGTGTGGTTGCGCTTTTTGTCCTGCAATTCTTCGCTGACGAGGTCGTCGAGGCCGTCGAATCGCGACACTATCCCCACGCCGCTGCCAGCCTGCGGCGACTCCCGCTGCGGGAGGAACTGGCGAACAGCCTTCGCTCGCTCGGAAGGACCGTAGGGTTTAACCTCCTCGCCCTACCGCTTGCCGCGGCCCTACTGGTGACCGGTATCGGCACCGCGCTCGTCTTCTGGACGGTCAACGCGCTGCTACTGGGCCGCGAATTGCAGGACATGGTCTGGCTGCGCCATCGCCGGAATGCGGACGAGATCGCGCCCATCGGTGCTCTGACCCGCTTCGCGCTCGGCGGCATCGTCGCGGCCATGCTGCTCGTTCCCTTCGTCAATCTTCTCGCACCCGTGCTCGGCGCGGCGAGTGCAACCCACCTCGTCCATCGCGGGCGGACCGAAAGACTTCATGCGTAG
- the purD gene encoding phosphoribosylamine--glycine ligase, whose protein sequence is MNILLLGSGGREHALAWKLAQSPMCDKLWAAPGNPGIAQEAECVALDATDHDAVIAFVRENDIALVVIGPEAPLVDGLADSLRAAGIDTFGPSRQAAQLEGSKGFTKELCKRANIPTARYERCASLEQAWGALKRFDPPFVLKADGLAAGKGVIIAETRDEAQHALHDMFDGQFGAAGSEVVIEQFLTGEEASFFALTDGTTITPIGTAQDHKRVGDGDTGPNTGGMGAYSPAPVLTEALQARAMREIVEPTVRTMREEGMPYSGVLYAGLMLTSEGPQLIEYNARFGDPECQVLMMRLENDLVELMLACAQGKLGEVAAPKLADEFALTVVMAAEGYPGTPKKGGAIDLGNAETDGAKVFHAGTTMDGGKLVASGGRVLNVTAKGASATDAQRKAYAAVDAIDFPDGFCRRDIGQREVRRERDA, encoded by the coding sequence ATGAATATCCTTCTGCTCGGCAGCGGTGGGCGCGAACATGCGCTGGCGTGGAAGCTGGCGCAATCGCCCATGTGCGACAAGCTGTGGGCCGCGCCAGGCAATCCCGGCATTGCGCAGGAGGCGGAATGCGTCGCGCTCGACGCGACCGACCATGACGCAGTAATCGCTTTCGTGCGCGAAAACGACATCGCTCTCGTGGTCATCGGGCCCGAGGCGCCACTGGTCGACGGGCTTGCGGATTCGCTCCGCGCCGCGGGGATCGATACCTTCGGTCCCTCCAGGCAGGCAGCGCAGCTCGAAGGGAGCAAGGGCTTCACCAAGGAGCTGTGTAAGCGGGCCAACATTCCCACAGCCCGCTACGAACGCTGCGCCTCGCTCGAACAGGCCTGGGGCGCGCTGAAACGCTTCGACCCGCCCTTCGTGCTCAAGGCCGATGGCCTCGCGGCGGGCAAGGGCGTGATCATCGCCGAAACGCGCGATGAAGCGCAGCACGCGCTTCACGACATGTTCGACGGCCAGTTCGGCGCCGCCGGGAGCGAGGTGGTGATCGAGCAGTTCCTCACCGGCGAAGAGGCGAGCTTCTTTGCGCTCACCGACGGCACGACCATCACTCCCATCGGCACCGCGCAGGACCACAAGCGCGTCGGCGATGGCGACACCGGTCCCAACACCGGCGGCATGGGTGCCTATTCGCCCGCACCCGTGCTGACCGAGGCGCTGCAGGCCCGCGCCATGCGCGAAATCGTCGAGCCGACGGTCAGGACCATGCGCGAAGAGGGCATGCCCTATTCGGGCGTCCTCTATGCCGGGCTGATGCTGACGAGCGAGGGGCCGCAGCTGATCGAATACAACGCCCGCTTCGGCGATCCCGAGTGCCAGGTGCTGATGATGCGGCTGGAAAACGACCTCGTCGAACTGATGCTCGCCTGCGCGCAGGGGAAGCTGGGCGAAGTCGCCGCGCCGAAGCTGGCGGACGAATTCGCGCTGACGGTGGTCATGGCGGCCGAGGGTTATCCCGGCACGCCCAAGAAGGGCGGCGCCATCGATCTCGGAAATGCCGAGACCGACGGGGCCAAGGTCTTCCACGCCGGCACGACGATGGATGGCGGAAAGCTGGTCGCAAGCGGCGGACGCGTTCTCAACGTTACCGCCAAGGGCGCAAGCGCGACCGACGCGCAGCGCAAGGCCTATGCTGCCGTCGACGCAATCGATTTTCCCGATGGCTTCTGCCGCCGCGACATCGGCCAGCGCGAGGTGAGGCGCGAACGCGACGCGTGA
- a CDS encoding adenosine kinase → MTEPRYDVIAIGNAIVDVMSPCTDELIEELGLAKGGMTLVDEDGARRLYDAMGPAKEISGGSAANTLAGMSALGAQCAFIGQVAKDQLGDVFSHDIRAVGIDFDTPAREGQPSTARCLIFVTPDGERTMNTFLGASQFLPPAALDDETIASAAILYLEGYLWDPEEPRSAMRRAIEVARKAGRKVAFTASESFVIDRHGDDFRALIDEGQIDILFVNEHELASLTGESDFEKGVAAVAGKVPVLVATRSAKGAIAVAHGVRAEVEAEPVAQVVDTTGAGDLFAAGFLTGHARGASLERCLRMGAICAAEIISHYGARSEVDLRALVAEKLG, encoded by the coding sequence ATGACCGAACCCCGCTACGACGTCATCGCGATCGGTAATGCCATCGTCGACGTGATGTCCCCCTGCACCGACGAGCTGATCGAGGAGCTCGGCCTCGCCAAGGGCGGGATGACGCTGGTGGACGAAGACGGCGCCCGCCGCCTCTACGATGCCATGGGTCCGGCGAAGGAAATTTCCGGCGGCTCGGCGGCCAATACGCTTGCCGGCATGTCGGCACTGGGCGCGCAGTGCGCCTTCATCGGCCAGGTCGCGAAGGACCAGCTTGGCGACGTCTTCAGCCACGACATTCGCGCCGTCGGCATCGATTTCGACACGCCTGCACGCGAAGGCCAGCCTTCCACCGCGCGCTGCCTGATCTTCGTTACGCCCGATGGCGAGCGGACGATGAACACCTTTCTCGGCGCGAGCCAGTTCCTGCCGCCCGCCGCTCTCGACGACGAAACCATCGCCAGCGCCGCGATCCTCTATCTCGAAGGCTATCTGTGGGACCCCGAAGAGCCGCGCAGTGCCATGCGCCGCGCGATCGAGGTCGCGCGCAAGGCTGGTCGCAAGGTCGCCTTCACGGCCAGCGAAAGCTTCGTCATCGACCGCCATGGCGACGATTTCCGCGCGCTCATCGACGAAGGCCAGATCGACATCCTCTTCGTCAACGAACACGAACTCGCCTCCCTGACCGGGGAGAGCGATTTCGAGAAGGGTGTTGCGGCGGTTGCGGGCAAGGTTCCCGTGCTCGTCGCCACGCGCAGTGCCAAGGGCGCCATCGCGGTAGCGCATGGCGTGCGCGCCGAAGTCGAGGCGGAGCCGGTTGCACAGGTGGTCGACACCACGGGCGCGGGCGACCTCTTTGCCGCCGGGTTCCTTACCGGCCATGCCCGTGGCGCCAGTCTCGAGCGGTGCCTGCGCATGGGTGCGATCTGCGCCGCTGAGATCATCTCGCACTACGGCGCGCGCAGCGAGGTCGACTTGAGGGCGCTGGTGGCTGAAAAGCTCGGCTAA
- a CDS encoding M23 family metallopeptidase, whose translation MTARRVAPLLPTIALAACVPASEPVGTSVPVPVAETVQPIRTPAPTPAPASMPPSAVSSRPQVFTFAGELTQGGFLRGTVPGGAVSVKLDGEDVAFGSDGRFFAAFDRDAGTNATLVATMPDGREIRSPVSISPRDWQIERINVARTPGGASDSYMKIRQPELDAIWASRQKQTGAQGWQQEFIWPVKGRISGRFGSQRIYRGEPGAYHTGLDISSGTSGTPYVAPADGVVVLAVQGYSLEGNLLIIDHGNGLNSAFLHSSRLYVKEGDVVKQGQHIGDIGMSGRATGPHLHWSIKWHEARLDPLLFTGPMD comes from the coding sequence GTGACCGCGCGCCGGGTCGCACCGCTCCTTCCGACTATCGCCCTTGCCGCCTGCGTCCCGGCATCCGAGCCGGTCGGGACGAGCGTTCCTGTGCCGGTGGCGGAGACGGTCCAGCCGATTCGCACCCCCGCTCCCACCCCTGCGCCCGCCAGCATGCCGCCATCGGCAGTCTCCTCGCGCCCGCAGGTCTTCACCTTCGCCGGCGAACTTACGCAGGGCGGCTTCCTGCGCGGCACCGTGCCCGGCGGCGCAGTGTCGGTGAAGCTGGATGGCGAGGATGTCGCCTTCGGCAGCGACGGGCGCTTCTTCGCCGCTTTCGACCGCGACGCAGGCACCAATGCCACGCTGGTCGCGACCATGCCCGACGGGCGCGAGATCCGCAGTCCCGTCAGCATATCCCCGCGCGACTGGCAGATCGAGCGCATCAATGTCGCCCGCACCCCGGGCGGCGCATCCGATTCGTACATGAAGATCCGCCAGCCCGAGCTCGACGCGATCTGGGCATCGCGGCAGAAGCAGACCGGGGCGCAAGGCTGGCAGCAGGAGTTCATCTGGCCGGTGAAGGGCCGCATCTCGGGCCGCTTCGGTTCGCAGCGCATCTATCGCGGCGAGCCCGGCGCCTACCACACGGGCCTCGACATCTCGTCCGGGACCAGCGGCACACCCTATGTGGCGCCGGCTGACGGCGTCGTCGTGCTCGCGGTGCAGGGTTACAGCCTCGAGGGCAACCTCCTGATCATCGACCATGGCAACGGGCTCAACAGCGCCTTCCTCCATTCCTCGCGGCTGTATGTAAAGGAAGGGGACGTGGTGAAGCAGGGCCAGCATATCGGCGATATCGGCATGTCGGGCCGCGCCACCGGCCCGCACCTGCACTGGAGCATCAAGTGGCACGAGGCGCGCCTCGATCCGCTGCTTTTCACCGGGCCGATGGACTGA
- the sufC gene encoding Fe-S cluster assembly ATPase SufC, with the protein MTDLHATVADKPILKGLSLTVAAGEVHAIMGPNGAGKSTLAYVLGGRPGYEVTGGSVRFNGEDLFAMDPHERAAAGLFLGFQYPVEIPGVSNLQFLREALNSQRKQRGEEPLSGGDFLRLAREKAALLKLDPEMLKRHVNVGFSGGEKKRAEMVQMGILDPKFAVLDETDSGLDIDALRIVGEGINAIMRSPEKGVLLITHYQRLLDVVKPDRVSILSAGRIVQTGGPDLALRLENEGYDAVMADA; encoded by the coding sequence ATTACCGACCTTCACGCCACCGTTGCCGACAAACCCATCCTCAAGGGCCTCTCGCTCACCGTCGCCGCGGGCGAGGTGCATGCGATCATGGGTCCCAACGGTGCGGGCAAGTCGACGCTCGCCTATGTGCTGGGCGGTCGCCCCGGCTATGAGGTGACCGGGGGCAGCGTGCGCTTCAACGGCGAGGACCTGTTTGCCATGGACCCGCACGAGCGCGCGGCCGCGGGCCTGTTTCTTGGCTTCCAGTACCCGGTCGAAATTCCCGGCGTGTCGAACCTCCAGTTCCTGCGCGAAGCTCTCAATTCGCAGCGCAAGCAGCGCGGAGAGGAACCGCTGTCGGGCGGTGACTTCCTCAGGCTCGCGCGCGAAAAGGCCGCGCTGCTCAAGCTTGATCCCGAGATGCTCAAGCGCCACGTCAACGTCGGCTTTTCCGGGGGCGAGAAGAAGCGCGCCGAAATGGTCCAGATGGGTATCCTCGACCCGAAATTCGCGGTGCTCGACGAGACCGACAGCGGCCTCGACATCGACGCGCTGCGGATCGTCGGCGAAGGGATCAATGCGATCATGCGCAGCCCCGAAAAGGGCGTGCTGCTGATCACCCACTACCAGCGTCTGCTCGACGTCGTGAAGCCCGACCGCGTGTCTATCCTTTCGGCGGGCCGCATCGTCCAGACCGGCGGCCCCGACCTCGCCCTGCGTCTCGAAAACGAGGGCTACGACGCGGTGATGGCAGATGCCTGA
- a CDS encoding SufD family Fe-S cluster assembly protein, giving the protein MPEAATLPTRREEAWRYSAVDRLQGVALDDWRVIDVPAGESFRDTLVIADGAATKPTELHRWRVTVGEGATCELFAVLSSAEYARLEIEVTLARGAHFELGGITVGGRETVREFVTRVVHASPQATSNQVVRAVHWGHGTGNFLGNIDVLRDAQKTDAAQDFKGLLLEKGASVNAVPQLEIFADDVKCAHGASIGQLDETARFYMAARGLSPDLARRLLVQAFLGDALVALDDDDLRDAMMQVALDKVDRAL; this is encoded by the coding sequence ATGCCTGAGGCGGCGACCCTCCCTACGCGACGCGAGGAGGCATGGCGCTATTCTGCGGTCGACCGGCTGCAGGGCGTGGCGCTCGACGACTGGCGCGTGATCGATGTTCCGGCGGGCGAGAGCTTCCGCGACACGCTGGTCATCGCCGACGGCGCGGCGACGAAGCCGACCGAACTCCACCGCTGGCGCGTCACCGTGGGCGAGGGTGCGACCTGCGAACTTTTCGCGGTGCTCTCCTCCGCCGAATATGCGCGGCTCGAGATTGAGGTGACGCTGGCCAGGGGCGCGCATTTCGAACTGGGTGGCATCACTGTCGGCGGGCGCGAGACCGTGCGCGAGTTTGTCACTCGCGTGGTCCATGCCTCGCCGCAAGCGACCAGCAACCAGGTCGTTCGCGCGGTCCACTGGGGCCATGGCACGGGCAATTTCCTCGGCAATATCGACGTCTTGCGCGATGCGCAGAAGACCGACGCGGCGCAGGACTTCAAGGGCCTGCTGCTCGAAAAGGGCGCGAGCGTGAACGCGGTACCGCAGCTCGAGATTTTCGCCGACGACGTGAAGTGCGCGCACGGCGCCAGCATCGGACAGCTCGACGAGACGGCGCGCTTCTACATGGCCGCGCGCGGGCTTTCTCCCGACCTTGCCCGGCGACTGCTGGTGCAGGCTTTCCTCGGCGATGCACTGGTCGCGCTCGACGACGACGACCTGCGCGATGCAATGATGCAAGTCGCGCTCGACAAGGTGGACCGGGCGCTGTGA
- a CDS encoding endonuclease domain-containing protein gives MSEKKTLKLKSPSETAEDTPALKKKGRGWEISEKRLDALHERARDMRRHSSPAHKSLAKKFAEADMGRYKFTRHAVVGSAIVDLNCHNLGLAIMIDEDGQDEALAKRRDKSLEAVGIRVERVAASDILENMDEVLQRLTVAMRECIADKKEKARAHAAANPNQHYSRPNRKPAPRRNDY, from the coding sequence ATGAGCGAAAAGAAGACTCTCAAGCTCAAGTCCCCCTCCGAAACCGCCGAAGACACCCCCGCGCTCAAGAAGAAGGGTCGTGGGTGGGAGATTTCGGAGAAGCGGCTCGATGCGCTGCACGAGCGTGCGCGCGACATGCGCCGGCATTCTTCTCCGGCACACAAGTCGCTGGCGAAGAAGTTCGCCGAGGCCGACATGGGCCGCTACAAGTTCACCCGCCACGCGGTGGTCGGTAGCGCAATCGTCGACCTAAATTGCCACAACCTCGGCCTTGCGATCATGATCGACGAGGACGGGCAGGACGAAGCACTGGCCAAGCGCCGCGACAAGAGCCTCGAGGCGGTCGGCATCCGGGTCGAGCGCGTCGCGGCTTCCGATATCCTGGAGAACATGGACGAGGTGCTCCAGCGCCTCACCGTCGCGATGCGCGAATGCATTGCCGACAAGAAGGAAAAGGCACGCGCCCACGCCGCGGCCAATCCCAACCAGCACTATTCGCGGCCGAACCGTAAACCGGCGCCGCGCAGGAACGACTACTGA
- a CDS encoding SUF system Fe-S cluster assembly protein: protein MSEDMDDKDFIAAPASIEDVLSKPPRARVEDAVDPDETAGEKLERKRDYLEGFLQKKPENLPAGAPGGELYEAVVAAMKEIYDPEIPVNIYDLGLIYGIDVTADADVAITMTLTTPHCPVAESMPGEVELRAASVPGVRDAEVNLVWDPPWGPDKMTDEARLELGML from the coding sequence ATGAGCGAGGACATGGACGACAAGGATTTCATCGCCGCCCCGGCTTCGATCGAGGACGTGCTCAGCAAGCCGCCCCGCGCCCGGGTTGAGGACGCCGTCGATCCCGACGAGACCGCGGGCGAGAAGCTCGAGCGCAAGCGCGACTACCTTGAGGGGTTCCTGCAGAAGAAGCCGGAAAACCTGCCCGCAGGCGCGCCGGGCGGCGAGCTGTACGAGGCGGTCGTCGCAGCGATGAAGGAAATCTACGACCCGGAAATCCCGGTCAACATCTACGATCTCGGACTCATCTACGGGATCGATGTGACCGCTGATGCCGATGTCGCGATCACCATGACGCTGACTACGCCGCATTGCCCGGTTGCCGAATCGATGCCGGGCGAGGTCGAACTGCGCGCCGCTTCGGTGCCTGGCGTGCGCGATGCCGAGGTCAATCTCGTGTGGGATCCGCCATGGGGCCCGGACAAGATGACCGACGAGGCGCGCCTCGAACTGGGGATGTTGTGA